From the Tenacibaculum dicentrarchi genome, the window TAAATCAAATAGATGAAAAATATCATAAAAGAATTGTAACACATTATTTTCATGAATTAGTGAATCAATATTCTTTAAAGGGAATTCATTTTCAAGAACAAAAAAGACGTGACGCTTTAGAAAATGGCAGTCGTTATTTTATAGGATTACAGATGTTAGGTAAAACAATGAGTAGTTCTTTTCATGAGCCAGAAGAATTAGCTGATTGTGATATTGAATTCGATTATCATTTATTAAGTCCTGTTTTTTCATCAATATCAAAAAAAGGATACGAAGGAAGAAATTTTGATGTCAATGATATCGACAAAAAAATTGTAGGAATGGGTGGAATTACAACCAAAACAATAGCGCCAACCATTGAATTAGGTTATAATGGAATTGGTGTTTTAGGAGGTGTTTGGAATTCTGAAAATCCTGTAGAAAGTTTTAATAATATTCAAAAAAAGTTTGATTCATTACAATAAAGCATTGAATTTGAAAAATCAAAATTACATACTTACTATTGCAGGACTAGACCCGTCGAGCGGTGCAGGAATTACTTCAGATATTAAAACATTTGAAGCTCATGGTTTGTATGGATTATCAGTATGTACAGCGGTTACTGTTCAAAATGATATCGCTTTTAAAAATTGTATTTGGATTGAAGAACAAATAATATTAAATCAAATTGAAACATTATTTGAACGTTTTACAATTACAGTTGTTAAAGTAGGAATTATTCAATCTTGGGAAATTTTACTAAATGTTATTCTAAAATTAAAGAAATTAAATTCTAAAATTAAAATTGTTTTAGACCCTATTTTAAAAGCAAGTGCTGGTTTTAATTTCCATCAAAAAGAAAATTTAAAAGTATTTGAAAAAGTGTTGTATAATTGTGCTATTGTAACACCTAATTTTGATGAAATAAAAGCATTATTTCCAAATAAAAATATAATGGAAACTATTGATTTTATCTCAAAAAAAACAAACATTTATTTAAAAGGAGGGCATAGAATAGATAAAAAAGGATGGGATACCGTTTATTATAATAAAATAGTAGAACTAAATATTCCGCCTATAGCAAATTCCATTTCCGAAAAACATGGAAGCGGTTGTGTTTTATCATCGGCATTAGCGTCAAATTTAGCGTTAAATGTTCCTTTTGAAAATGCTTGTATAAATACAAAAAGGTTTACAGAACAATTTTTAAATTCAAACAAATCTCTTTTAGGAACTCATAATTACAAGTAAAATGATTAGTAAATTACAGTATATAACACAAGGTAAAACAGCACAAGATCATTTAGATAATATTCAAAAAGCTTGTTCTTCAGGAGCAGAATGGGTACAATTACGATTAAAAGGTTTTGACCCTAAAACAATTTTAGAAACCGCAAAAAAAGCCAGAGAATTAACGGCTCATTATCAAACAAGATTAATTATAAACGATTACTACAAAGTAGCCAAAGAAGTAAATGCAGATGGCGTTCATTTAGGAAAAAAAGATGATTGTCCGTTAAAAGTACGTGCTTATTTGGGGAAATTTTATAGCATTGGAGGAACTGCAAACACCTTAGAAGATTGTAAAGTTTTACTAGATAAAAAAGTAGATTATATCGGTTTAGGTCCTTTTCGTTTTACAGAAACTAAAAAGAATTTAAGCCCTGTTTTAGGAACATCAGGATATAAAAAACTACTAGAAGAGCTACAAACAGAAACTCCAATAATTGCTATTGGAGGTATTACTTTAGATGATGTTGCAGAAATTGTACAAACAGGTGTTTATGGAATTGCTACATCAGGAGCTATTACTAAAGACTTTACAAGTATTCCTGTTTTTCATAAAATTTTAAGCGCTCCAAGTACACAAGAACAAGTGTATAAGATGGATGACAAGTAGTTTTAAAAACAAACGAATGAACGATATATTAAAAATAGCAGATAAACAATTTACATCACGTTTATTCACAGGAACAGGTAAATTTAGTTCATCAAAATTAATGAAAGAAGCATTGTTAGCCTCTGAAAGTGAATTGATAACTGTTGCTTTAAAAAGAGTAGATGTTCAAAATAAAGAAGATGATATTTTAACACATTTGGTACATCCTCATATAAGTTTATTGCCAAATACATCAGGCGTTAGAACCGCAAAAGAAGCCGTATTTGCTGCTGAATTATCAAGAGAAGCATTAGAAACAAATTGGGTGAAATTAGAAATTCATCCTGACCCTAGGTATTTATTACCAGACCCTATTGAAACTTTAAAAGCAGCCGAAGAATTGGTTAAAAAAGGTTTTGTAGTGATGCCTTATATTCATGCTGACCCTGTTTTATGTAAACGTTTAGAAGAAGTTGGTACACAATGTGTAATGCCATTAGGCGCACCAATAGGAAGTAATAAAGGTTTAAAAACACAAGATTTCTTAGAAATTATTATAGAACAATCAAACGTTCCTGTAATTGTTGATGCAGGTATTGGCGCACCATCGCACGCAGCATATGCAATGGAATTAGGTGCTGATGCAGTTTTAGTAAATACAGCAATTGCAGTATCTCAAAATCCTGTGGCAATGGCAAAATCCTTTAAAATGGCTGTTGAAGCTGGAAGAATGGCATATGAAGCAAAACTAGCACCTGTTCAAAAACAAGCAGTTGCAAGTAGTCCGTTAACTAGTTTTTTAAATTAAAATATGAGTAATTTTAAAGAACTTTTTGATACGTATAATTGGGATGATAATTTAAAAAGTATCTTCGATAAAACAGCTGTTGAGGTAGAATATGCTTTATCAAAAGAAAAATTAGATTTAGAAGATTTTAAAGCATTAATATCGCCTGCTGCACGTCCGTATATTGAGCAAATGGCTCAAAAAAGTAGTCTGCTTACTAAAAAACGCTTCGGAAACACCATACAAATGTATGCACCGATGTATTTAAGTAATGAGTGTCAGAATATTTGTACGTATTGCGGATTTAGTATGACCAATAAAATACCTAGACGTACTTTATCTGATGCCGAAATTTTAAAAGAAGTCGCTTTTTTAAAAGGTAAAGGATATGACCATATTTTATTAGTTACAGGCGAAGCGAACAAAACAGTTGGTGTAGATTATATAAAAAATGCTATTCAATTAATTCGT encodes:
- a CDS encoding thiazole synthase, whose product is MNDILKIADKQFTSRLFTGTGKFSSSKLMKEALLASESELITVALKRVDVQNKEDDILTHLVHPHISLLPNTSGVRTAKEAVFAAELSREALETNWVKLEIHPDPRYLLPDPIETLKAAEELVKKGFVVMPYIHADPVLCKRLEEVGTQCVMPLGAPIGSNKGLKTQDFLEIIIEQSNVPVIVDAGIGAPSHAAYAMELGADAVLVNTAIAVSQNPVAMAKSFKMAVEAGRMAYEAKLAPVQKQAVASSPLTSFLN
- a CDS encoding bifunctional hydroxymethylpyrimidine kinase/phosphomethylpyrimidine kinase, with protein sequence MKNQNYILTIAGLDPSSGAGITSDIKTFEAHGLYGLSVCTAVTVQNDIAFKNCIWIEEQIILNQIETLFERFTITVVKVGIIQSWEILLNVILKLKKLNSKIKIVLDPILKASAGFNFHQKENLKVFEKVLYNCAIVTPNFDEIKALFPNKNIMETIDFISKKTNIYLKGGHRIDKKGWDTVYYNKIVELNIPPIANSISEKHGSGCVLSSALASNLALNVPFENACINTKRFTEQFLNSNKSLLGTHNYK
- the thiE gene encoding thiamine phosphate synthase, with the translated sequence MISKLQYITQGKTAQDHLDNIQKACSSGAEWVQLRLKGFDPKTILETAKKARELTAHYQTRLIINDYYKVAKEVNADGVHLGKKDDCPLKVRAYLGKFYSIGGTANTLEDCKVLLDKKVDYIGLGPFRFTETKKNLSPVLGTSGYKKLLEELQTETPIIAIGGITLDDVAEIVQTGVYGIATSGAITKDFTSIPVFHKILSAPSTQEQVYKMDDK
- a CDS encoding thiamine phosphate synthase gives rise to the protein MIVLIAPENDVKNEIKIVHQLFEAGLQYYHLRKPFKNYEAHVLYLNQIDEKYHKRIVTHYFHELVNQYSLKGIHFQEQKRRDALENGSRYFIGLQMLGKTMSSSFHEPEELADCDIEFDYHLLSPVFSSISKKGYEGRNFDVNDIDKKIVGMGGITTKTIAPTIELGYNGIGVLGGVWNSENPVESFNNIQKKFDSLQ